A genome region from Nicotiana tabacum cultivar K326 chromosome 13, ASM71507v2, whole genome shotgun sequence includes the following:
- the LOC142167967 gene encoding uncharacterized protein LOC142167967 has product MFKDEGKLELEHLDCIDQKVTHEDNIRLCGIPDEKEIMKAVFDLNLNSSPGPDGFGGLNSILPKIISDNQTGFLKGRSITENVLLAQKIIQGIGKKNFGGNTVIKLDMAKAYDRFRGFSMVQSGLQVTHLAYADDVIIFSSGGKRTLKLVMHQLQNYEKCSGQLINTGKSCFLVDPKASNIAIQRIKEVTGYRNSNFPITYLRCPLYVGRKRISHFSEIVSKHVKRTTGWQGKLLSVGGRATLIKHVLQSQPIYLLSALEPPKTVLKQLETYMARFFWGSDEGKQKYHWSSWSNLCYPKEEGGLEFRSIMDVSGSLTMKRWWRFRTCKSLWSIFLMAKYCTNHHVIVHAHIFQSHAWKNLLKIRDKVEE; this is encoded by the exons ATGTTTAAAGATGAAGGAAAACTAGAGCTGGAACACTTGGATTGTATTGATCAGAAGGTTACTCATGAGGATAATATTAGGCTTTGTGGCATCCCTGATGAAAAGGAGATTATGAAAGCAGTTTTTGATCTAAATCTGAATAGTTCTCCAGGACCAGATGGATTTGGAGG ATTGAACTCCATATTGCCAAAGATTATTTCTGACAATCAGACCGGATTTCTAAAAGGAAGATCCATTACAGAAAATGTTTTATTAGCTCAGAAGATTATCCAAGGTATTGGCAAGAAGAATTTTGGAGGAAACACTGTCATTAAACTGGATATGGCTAAGGCCTATGATAGG TTCAGGGGCTTTAGCATGGTGCAAAGTGGTCTACAGGTTACTCATCTTGCATATGCAGATGATGTAATAATCTTCTCTTCTGGTGGCAAGAGAACATTAAAACTAGTCATGCATCAATTACAGAATTATGAGAAGTGCTCCGGGCAACTGATCAATACAGGAAAGAGCTGCTTTCTGGTGGATCCTAAAGCATCCAACATTGCCATCCAAAGGATTAAAGAAGTAACTGGCTACAGGAATTCTAACTTCCCTATAACATATTTGAGATGCCCATTATATGTAGGAAGAAAGAGAATATCGCATTTCAGTGAGATAGTATCTAAACATGTGAAGAGGACCACTGGGTGGCAAGGAAAACTATTGTCTGTTGGTGGCAGAGCTACACTCATCAAACATGTTTTGCAATCACAACCCATTTACTTGCTATCAGCATTGGAACCTCCAAAAACAGTGCTGAAACAACTTGAAACTTATATGGCGAGATTTTTCTGGGGATCAGATGAAGGTAAGCAAAAATATCATTGGAGTTCATGGTCCAATCTATGTTACCCTAAGGAGGAGGGAGGGTTAGAGTTTAGAAGTATTATGGATGTTAGTGGAAGTCTGACTATGAAGAGGTGGTGGAGGTTCAGAACCTGCAAATCCTTATGGTCAATTTTCTTAATGGCAAAATATTGTACTAATCATCATGTTATTGTTCATGCTCATATTTTTCAATCTCATGCATGGAAGAACTTACTCAAAATCAGAGATAAGGTGGAAGAATAA
- the LOC142167968 gene encoding uncharacterized protein LOC142167968, whose translation MGKQLKVLKFLLMFLMISTIICNIRGVKSRGAFERLKFLTGLYKIQIIVIQEPFVKVEQIDKYRRGLGFEGCYANCNGKIWVLWSAEFDAVVAENNEQQITLKITRKNDSEVVWFTTVYTKSKQHLIVSLWDNLIHCRNYIDDLWCICEDFNAIMSPEEKKGGNPHIIEKSWEFISCMEDYGMVDAGYKGLRFTWCNARGRHQRIWKRLDIVFINQHWTRKFSFLDIEHLSSTGLDHTPMLVKCSTLEQPVIKYFKFLNFWTDQLNFKTIVQEAWNVDVGENCTRRLQLKLKQVSTKLS comes from the coding sequence ATGGGAAAGCAGCTCAAAGTGTTGAAGTTTCTTCTGATGTTCTTAATGATTAGCACAATCATTTGCAATATTAGAGGAGTAAAGTCTAGGGGGGCTTTTGAAAGGTTAAAATTTTTAACAGGTCTTTATAAAATTCAAATCATAGTTATACAAGAACCCTTTGTTAAAGTAGAACAAATAGACAAATATAGAAGAGGTTTGGGTTTCGAAGGCTGTTATGCAAATTGTAATGGAAAAATCTGGGTCTTATGGTCAGCTGAATTTGATGCAGTAGTGGCAGAGAATAATGAGCAACAAATTACACTCAAGATTACCAGGAAGAATGACAGTGAAGTTGTCTGGTTCACAACAGTATATACTAAATCTAAACAACATCTAATAGTTTCTTTGTGGGATAATTTGATACACTGCAGGAACTATATTGATGATCTCTGGTGCATATGTGAAGATTTCAATGCAATTATGAGtccagaagaaaagaaaggagggaATCCTCACATAATAGAGAAGAGTTGGGAATTTATATCGTGTATGGAGGATTATGGTATGGTGGATGCAGGTTACAAAGGTTTGAGGTTCACTTGGTGTAATGCAAGGGGAAGGCATCAAAGAATCTGGAAAAGGCTAGATATAGTGTTTATTAATCAGCACTGGACTCGcaaattttcttttcttgataTAGAACATTTATCAAGCACAGGGTTAGACCACACACCTATGCTAGTGAAGTGTTCTACTTTAGAACAGCCTgttatcaaatattttaaattcttgAACTTCTGGACTGACCAACTAAATTTTAAAACGATTGTGCAAGAGGCATGGAATGTGGACGTTGGGGAAAACTGCACGAGAAGACTACAACTCAAGCTGAAACAAGTTAGTACCAAGCTTAGTTAA